A single genomic interval of bacterium harbors:
- a CDS encoding (4Fe-4S)-binding protein translates to MKQILIISGKGGTGKTVVTASFAVLAKNKVMVDADVDAAN, encoded by the coding sequence ATGAAACAAATATTAATAATCAGCGGTAAAGGCGGCACAGGCAAAACGGTAGTAACCGCTTCATTTGCAGTTCTTGCCAAAAATAAGGTAATGGTTGATGCGGATGTGGATGCGGCTAAT